A stretch of the Gossypium hirsutum isolate 1008001.06 chromosome D07, Gossypium_hirsutum_v2.1, whole genome shotgun sequence genome encodes the following:
- the LOC107955924 gene encoding rhamnogalacturonan I rhamnosyltransferase 1, translated as MGVMKGGGGERVEKLKYSRMKLWMIRATTSVLLWTCVVQLTAVGETWGPRVLKGWPSCFTHQDSSFSVIEDKVLSVPARVLPPKRVYKNNGYLMVSCNGGLNQMRAAICDMVTIARYLNVTLIVPELDKTSFWADPSEFQDIFDVDHFITSLRDEVRILKELPPRLKRRVETGTVYSMPPISWSDILYYRNQILPLIRKYKVVHLNRTDTRLANNGQPLDIQKLRCHVNFSALRFTSQIEDLGKRVIKLLRQNGPFIVLHLRYEMDMLAFSGCTQGCNNEEVEELTRMRYAYPWWKEKIINSDLKRKDGLCPLTPEETALILRALDIENSYQIYIAAGEIYGGNRRMASLASAYPKLVRKETLLEPSDLGFFQNPSSQMAALDYLVSLESDIFIPTYDGNMAKVVEGHRRFLGYKQTILLDRRLLVDLIDQYNSGSLSWNEFSNAVKESHKYRKGQPTQRSVIPDLPKEEDYFYANPEECLKPSSYGQVSSM; from the exons ATGGGGGTAATGAAAGGTGGAGGAGGGGAAAGAGTTGAAAAGTTGAAGTACTCCAGAATGAAGCTGTGGATGATACGCGCCACCACCTCGGTGTTGCTTTGGACTTGCGTTGTACAATTAACGGCGGTAGGTGAGACGTGGGGACCACGCGTCCTTAAAGGCTGGCCTTCCTGTTTCACTCACCAGGATTCTTCCTTCTCCGTCATTGAAGACAAAGTCCTCTCCGTTCCCGCTCGTGTTCTTCCTCCCAAAA GGGTATATAAGAACAATGGTTACTTGATGGTTTCATGTAATGGAGGTCTCAATCAAATGCGAGCAGCA ATTTGTGATATGGTTACCATTGCAAGATATTTGAATGTCACACTTATAGTTCCAGAACTGGATAAAACGTCCTTCTGGGCCGATCCCAG TGAATTTCAAGATATATTTGATGTGGATCATTTCATTACATCACTGAGAGATGAGGTTCGTATATTGAAGGAGTTGCCTCCTAGGCTTAAGAGGAGAGTTGAAACGGGAACGGTGTATTCCATGCCTCCAATTAGCTGGTCTGATATATTGTACTACCGTAACCAG ATTCTTCCTCTGATACGGAAATATAAAGTTGTACATTTGAATAGAACTGATACTCGACTTGCCAACAATGGGCAGCCTTTAGATATTCAGAAGCTGCGATGTCATGTAAATTTTAGTGCTTTGAGATTCACTTCTCAGATAGAGGACTTAGGTAAACGAGTTATTAAGCTTCTGAGGCAAAATGGCCCTTTTATTGTCCTTCATCTTAGATACGAAATGGACATGTTAGCATTTTCGGGCTGTACCCAAGGTTGCAACAATGAGGAGGTGGAGGAGTTGACAAGAATGAG ATATGCTTATCCCTGgtggaaagaaaaaataataaattcagaCTTGAAAAGGAAAGATGGTTTGTGCCCTTTGACGCCTGAGGAAACCGCGCTTATATTGAGGGCGCTGGACATTGAAAATAGTTATCAAATCTATATTGCAGCGGGTGAAATATATGGTGGAAATCGGAGAATGGCAAGTCTTGCCTCAGCTTATCCAAAATTG GTTAGAAAGGAGACTTTATTGGAGCCATCAGACCTCGGGTTTTTTCAAAATCCTTCATCCCAGATGGCAGCATTAGATTATCTTGTTTCGTTGGAGAGTGATATTTTTATTCCTACGTATGACGGAAACATGGCTAAGGTTGTTGAAGGCCATCGCAG ATTTCTGGGGTACAAGCAGACAATATTATTGGACCGAAGGCTTTTGGTTGATCTGATAGACCAGTACAATAGTGGATCCCTAAGTTGGAATGAGTTCTCAAATGCCGTGAAAGAATCTCACAAATATCGCAAGGGGCAACCAACACAAAGATCGGTGATCCCCGACCTGCCTAAAGAAGAGGATTACTTCTATGCCAACCCAGAAGAATGCTTGAAACCATCATCATATGGTCAAGTGAGTAGCATGTGA